One window of the Natrinema sp. CBA1119 genome contains the following:
- a CDS encoding recombinase family protein: MAEVIGYTRLSQDSDTSIERQKRHIREYTDQHEMSLERIYDDGERTSGWDESREEYQQARSRVQSGEIDAIVINDKRRLARDFDETMRLILDLREYDVEAHTFQKGQLDLSDPVQAAVEVLQAASEHEAKKKEIERAREAVQERMDKGYDHGRPPIGFRFDNEGEQWVPDRDGEFDTVLEAIRMVETGSTYREVEDELEIVPSTMSGIMDRKEQYLSLNKNG, translated from the coding sequence ATGGCTGAGGTAATCGGATACACTCGACTCTCACAGGACTCAGATACATCTATTGAGCGTCAAAAGCGCCACATTCGGGAATACACTGATCAACACGAGATGTCCCTCGAACGGATCTACGACGACGGCGAGAGAACATCAGGTTGGGATGAGAGCAGGGAGGAGTATCAACAGGCCCGTAGTCGTGTCCAATCTGGAGAAATTGATGCAATCGTTATCAACGATAAACGCCGTCTCGCACGCGACTTCGACGAAACGATGAGGCTCATCCTGGATCTCCGTGAATACGATGTTGAAGCCCATACTTTCCAAAAGGGGCAGCTCGACCTCTCCGATCCAGTTCAAGCTGCCGTCGAAGTTCTCCAAGCAGCTAGCGAGCACGAAGCTAAGAAAAAAGAAATTGAGCGCGCACGCGAGGCTGTCCAAGAGCGGATGGACAAAGGGTACGACCACGGTCGCCCACCAATCGGATTTCGATTCGATAACGAGGGAGAACAATGGGTACCTGATCGTGACGGGGAATTTGACACCGTACTCGAAGCAATTCGTATGGTTGAGACTGGATCGACCTACCGTGAGGTGGAGGACGAACTGGAGATTGTCCCATCAACGATGTCCGGTATCATGGACAGAAAGGAACAGTATCTCAGCCTCAATAAGAACGGTTAG